From one Cygnus olor isolate bCygOlo1 chromosome 26, bCygOlo1.pri.v2, whole genome shotgun sequence genomic stretch:
- the TIMM44 gene encoding mitochondrial import inner membrane translocase subunit TIM44 isoform X1, whose protein sequence is MAAAAAGGCRKCLLSGIWLISRRYPVPAVHSGTTYRTSTPLLEINQSRCYSSGGRKGFISGFVENIKQELAKNKEMKESIKKFRDEAKKLEESDALREARRKYKTIESETVKTSEVIKKKLEEITGTVKESLDEVSKSDIGRKIKEGVEEAAKTAKQSAESVTKGGEKLGKTAAFKAISQGVETVKKEIDESVLGQTGPYKRPERLRKRTEFSGERIKEERVFEANEEAMGMVLHKDSKWYQQWKDFKDNNVVFNRFFAMKMKYDESDNAFIRASRAVTDKVTDLIGGLFSKTEMSEVLTEILKVDPSFDKDRFLKQCECDIIPNVLEAMMSGELEILKDWCYEATYSQLAHPIQQAKAMGLQFHSRILDIDNIDLAMGKMMEQGPVLIITFQAQIVMVIKNQKGEVVEGDPDKVLRMLYVWALCRDQDELNPYAAWRLLDISSSSTEQVL, encoded by the exons atggcggcggcggcggcgggcggctgcCGG aaatgtctcctcagtGGCATATGGCTTATATCTAGGAGATACCCAGTTCCTGCAGTCCACAGTGGCACCACGTATAGAACGAGCACACCTCTTTTAGAGATCAATCAG TCTAGATGTTATTcttcaggaggaagaaagggttTTATATCAGGTTTTGTGGAAAACATCAAACAAGAATTAGCAAAAaacaaagagatgaaagaaagtattaaaaagttCCGAGATGAAGCTAAAAAGCTAGAAGAATCTGATGCACTTCGAGAAGCAAGAAGGAAATAC aaaaccATTGAATCTGAAACAGTGAAGACCTCAGAagtgattaaaaagaaacttgaagAAATCACTGGTACAGTTAAAGAG AGTTTGGATGAAGTAAGTAAGAGTGATATTGGCCGGAAGATAAAAGAAGGTgtggaagaagcagcaaaaacGGCGAAGCAGTCTGCAGAGTCAGTGACAAAAGGAGGGGAGAAATTAGGCAAGACAGCAGCCTTCAAAGCTATTTCTCAG ggaGTAGAAACCGTTAAGAAGGAAATAGATGAAAGTGTTTTAGGGCAGACTGGTCCTTACAAGCGTCCAGAGCGGCTAcgaaaaagaacagaattctCAGGCGAGAGGATTAAAGAGGAACGAGTATTTGAAGCTAATGA AGAGGCCATGGGTATGGTGCTGCATAAGGACTCAAAATGGTATCAGCAGTGGAAAGATTTCAAGGACAACAATGTGGTGTTCAATA ggTTCTTCgcaatgaaaatgaagtatGATGAAAGTGATAATGCATTCATTCGAGCTTCCAGAGCTGTCACAGACAAAGTCACCGATTTGATAG GTGGATTGTTCTCGAAGACAGAAATGTCTGAGGTTTTGACAGAGATACTCAAAGTGGATCCCTCCTTTGACAAAGATcgttttttaaagcaatgcgAGTGTGATATAATCCCCAACGTCTTGGAG gcTATGATGTCTGGAGAGCTTGAGATCCTCAAAGATTGGTGCTACGAAGCA ACTTACAGTCAGCTTGCTCATCCAATCCAGCAAGCCAAAGCCATGGGTCTCCAGTTCCACTCCAGGATTCTGGACATTGACAACATTGAT ctgGCTATGGGGAAAATGATGGAGCAGGGACCAGTATTAATCATCACTTTTCAAGCTCAGATTGTGATGGTAATAAAGAATCAGAAAGGGGAAGTGGTAGAAGGCGATCCG GACAAGGTTCTGCGGATGCTGTACGTATGGGCACTGTGCAGAGACCAGGATGAGCTCAACCCCTACGCTGCCTGGAGGTTATTGGACATTTCCTCATCAAGCACTGAGCAAgttctctga
- the TIMM44 gene encoding mitochondrial import inner membrane translocase subunit TIM44 isoform X2 yields MKESIKKFRDEAKKLEESDALREARRKYKTIESETVKTSEVIKKKLEEITGTVKESLDEVSKSDIGRKIKEGVEEAAKTAKQSAESVTKGGEKLGKTAAFKAISQGVETVKKEIDESVLGQTGPYKRPERLRKRTEFSGERIKEERVFEANEEAMGMVLHKDSKWYQQWKDFKDNNVVFNRFFAMKMKYDESDNAFIRASRAVTDKVTDLIGGLFSKTEMSEVLTEILKVDPSFDKDRFLKQCECDIIPNVLEAMMSGELEILKDWCYEATYSQLAHPIQQAKAMGLQFHSRILDIDNIDLAMGKMMEQGPVLIITFQAQIVMVIKNQKGEVVEGDPDKVLRMLYVWALCRDQDELNPYAAWRLLDISSSSTEQVL; encoded by the exons atgaaagaaagtattaaaaagttCCGAGATGAAGCTAAAAAGCTAGAAGAATCTGATGCACTTCGAGAAGCAAGAAGGAAATAC aaaaccATTGAATCTGAAACAGTGAAGACCTCAGAagtgattaaaaagaaacttgaagAAATCACTGGTACAGTTAAAGAG AGTTTGGATGAAGTAAGTAAGAGTGATATTGGCCGGAAGATAAAAGAAGGTgtggaagaagcagcaaaaacGGCGAAGCAGTCTGCAGAGTCAGTGACAAAAGGAGGGGAGAAATTAGGCAAGACAGCAGCCTTCAAAGCTATTTCTCAG ggaGTAGAAACCGTTAAGAAGGAAATAGATGAAAGTGTTTTAGGGCAGACTGGTCCTTACAAGCGTCCAGAGCGGCTAcgaaaaagaacagaattctCAGGCGAGAGGATTAAAGAGGAACGAGTATTTGAAGCTAATGA AGAGGCCATGGGTATGGTGCTGCATAAGGACTCAAAATGGTATCAGCAGTGGAAAGATTTCAAGGACAACAATGTGGTGTTCAATA ggTTCTTCgcaatgaaaatgaagtatGATGAAAGTGATAATGCATTCATTCGAGCTTCCAGAGCTGTCACAGACAAAGTCACCGATTTGATAG GTGGATTGTTCTCGAAGACAGAAATGTCTGAGGTTTTGACAGAGATACTCAAAGTGGATCCCTCCTTTGACAAAGATcgttttttaaagcaatgcgAGTGTGATATAATCCCCAACGTCTTGGAG gcTATGATGTCTGGAGAGCTTGAGATCCTCAAAGATTGGTGCTACGAAGCA ACTTACAGTCAGCTTGCTCATCCAATCCAGCAAGCCAAAGCCATGGGTCTCCAGTTCCACTCCAGGATTCTGGACATTGACAACATTGAT ctgGCTATGGGGAAAATGATGGAGCAGGGACCAGTATTAATCATCACTTTTCAAGCTCAGATTGTGATGGTAATAAAGAATCAGAAAGGGGAAGTGGTAGAAGGCGATCCG GACAAGGTTCTGCGGATGCTGTACGTATGGGCACTGTGCAGAGACCAGGATGAGCTCAACCCCTACGCTGCCTGGAGGTTATTGGACATTTCCTCATCAAGCACTGAGCAAgttctctga